From one Eucalyptus grandis isolate ANBG69807.140 chromosome 9, ASM1654582v1, whole genome shotgun sequence genomic stretch:
- the LOC104427894 gene encoding scarecrow-like protein 9 — MEEDIEEKTCMLQDSSDPLSAEKSFYEFLGKKYPPSPEPSRTNCITYNDKRSNDSLLDSTRYTSTIGSRKTGYYANIGRVQNPSNYVAMSFEKDIRPAGFQPNRGGNAQRLDLWDESQFVRQFRMGIEESSKFLPNQAPTELLPLKSNRKIDKRDRLGASERKESLHREEGNTEERSSKQAFVHEESVLRSDAFDVVLLSGQGEGLARLMNLRASLKNGVNEIEHKIQEPKSGRGRGKKRRGKVEVVDVRTLLIQCAQAVASNDHRSANALLNEIRKHASPFGNGTQRLAHYFANGLEARLAGTGSQIYRGLINRKTTAADMLNSYQLYLAACPFQRYSDAVPIFSILDTVADKMKIHVIDFGILYGFRWPALIQRLSQRPCPPKLRITGIDFPQPGFRPAERVKETGQRLANYAESFNVPFEYNAIAKRWEFIELEELKIDRDEVTIVNCMFRFKNLFDETIAEESSRDIVLNLIRRAQPDLFIHGVINGTHNAPFFLTRFREALHHFSSLFDMLDTIVPGENQERMLIEKDMLGREALNTIACEGWERVERPESYKQWQLRNMRAGFVQVPLSRRVARFVINNIALRYHKDFVVDEVGKWLLLGWKGRFLYAFSTWKLA; from the coding sequence ATGGAAGAAGACATAGAAGAGAAGACATGCATGCTTCAAGATTCTTCGGATCCATTGTCAGCTGAAAAATCCTTTTATGAGTTCCTCGGCAAAAAGTACCCGCCTTCACCTGAGCCAAGTCGCACCAATTGCATCACCTACAATGACAAACGCTCGAATGATAGTCTCTTAGACAGCACTAGATATACTAGCACTATCGGCAGTAGGAAAACTGGATACTATGCCAATATTGGTCGGGTTCAAAATCCAAGCAATTATGTTGCAATGAGTTTTGAAAAGGATATTCGTCCAGCAGGATTTCAACCTAATCGAGGAGGTAATGCACAGAGGCTTGACTTGTGGGATGAGAGCCAATTCGTTCGGCAGTTTAGGATGGGGATCGAGGAATCCAGCAAGTTTCTTCCTAATCAAGCACCTACCGAACTTCTACCTCTGAAATCGAATAGAAAGATTGACAAAAGGGACCGCCTTGGTGCAtcggagagaaaagagagtctCCATAGGGAAGAAGGAAACACGGAAGAGAGAAGTAGCAAGCAGGCTTTTGTTCATGAAGAATCCGTACTTCGCTCGGATGCTTTCGACGTCGTTCTACTTAGTGGCCAAGGGGAGGGCCTGGCGCGTCTTATGAATCTCCGTGCATCGTTGAAGAACGGAGTGAAcgaaattgaacacaagatccAAGAGCCCAAATCGGGCAGAGGTCGCGGCAAGAAGAGAAGAGGGAAAGTGGAGGTAGTCGATGTGAGGACGCTCCTCATCCAATGCGCACAAGCCGTAGCATCAAATGATCATAGAAGCGCGAATGCTCTGTTAAATGAGATCAGGAAACACGCCTCACCTTTTGGCAATGGGACCCAGAGACTCGCTCACTACTTCGCTAATGGTCTTGAGGCGCGGTTGGCCGGTACAGGCAGCCAGATTTATAGAGGCCTCATCAATAGGAAAACAACAGCAGCTGATATGCTGAATTCGTACCAACTGTACCTTGCAGCTTGTCCATTCCAAAGATATTCTGACGCGGTCCCGATCTTTTCGATATTAGATACAGTAGCAGATAAGATGAAGATTCATGTCATCGATTTCGGCATTCTTTATGGATTCCGATGGCCCGCTCTGATTCAGCGCCTTTCCCAGAGACCTTGTCCACCGAAGCTCCGGATCACCGGTATAGACTTCCCTCAACCGGGATTCAGGCCCGCAGAAAGAGTCAAGGAAACGGGTCAGCGCTTGGCAAATTACGCTGAAAGTTTCAACGTGCCGTTTGAGTACAACGCCATTGCGAAGAGGTGGGAGTTCATTGAACTAGAGGAACTCAAGATCGATAGGGACGAAGTGACTATAGTCAACTGCATGTTCAGATTCAAGAACTTGTTCGATGAGACCATCGCGGAAGAAAGTTCACGGGACATTGTCCTTAACCTGATTAGAAGAGCCCAGCCGGATCTCTTCATCCACGGTGTTATCAACGGGACCCATAATGCCCCGTTCTTCCTCACTCGGTTTCGGGAGGCTTTGCATCACTTCTCTTCTCTATTCGACATGCTAGACACTATAGTACCCGGCGAAAACCAGGAGAGGATGCTGATCGAGAAGGATATGTTGGGGAGGGAGGCGTTGAATACGATAGCCTGTGAGGGATGGGAGAGAGTGGAGAGACCGGAGTCGTACAAGCAGTGGCAATTACGCAACATGAGGGCTGGGTTTGTGCAGGTGCCCTTAAGCAGGAGGGTAGCGCGGTTCGTGATCAACAATATCGCTTTGCGCTACCACAAAGATTTCGTCGTAGACGAAGTCGGCAAGTGGCTGTTGCTAGGATGGAAAGGACGGTTTCTATACGCCTTTTCTACTTGGAAACTGGCATAG